One Patescibacteria group bacterium genomic region harbors:
- the gyrB gene encoding DNA topoisomerase (ATP-hydrolyzing) subunit B → MPNKKKPIKKSVAEPTKKLVKKLVVKSPKPTKPAVIKDAKQPDVKTSKATQSYGAKDIQVLEGLKPVRKRPGMYIGSTGVTGLHHLIWEIVNNSIDEAMAGYGKTVKVSINKDYSITVEDDGRGIPVDIHPVTKKSALETIMTTLHAGGKFGGGGYKVSGGLHGVGASVVNALSEYMKVEVGRDGYLWMQEYHRGEAVAPVKKAGATSWVGTRTTWKADPTIFETTTDYNWDTIIDYLSQQAYLTKGVIIEVNSALHDKKEKFHFEGGIRQYVEHLNEKNTKLNEPPFYVDKQVGDNRVEIALQYNNDFSEALYAFANNIYNAEGGTHVVGFRAALTRAVNAYAKKHNFIKEGGETLTGDDVKEGLTIVISVKLPDPQFEGQTKAKLGNTDIRTAVESVFGDYFMSYLEEHPADARRIITKIMLAAKARLAARAARDTVIRKGALEGMTLPGKLADCSEKDPDKSEIYIVEGDSAGGSAKQGRDRSFQAILPLRGKILNVERARLDRMLTSEEIKALIIALGTGISEQFNIDKIRYKRVIIMTDADVDGAHIRTLLLTFFYRYMRDIIDRGYLYIAQPPLYAIKKGKDVWYAYSDPEKETILDKLRKQEAEKPTKKSKLKSEEAEEETEETPAETIEGEGEEIVAVAGGKKLAEIQRYKGLGEMNPSQLWSTTMDPANRTILQVNIEDAIKAEEVFTTLMGDEVPPRKLFIQTHAQSVKNLDI, encoded by the coding sequence ATGCCAAACAAGAAAAAACCAATTAAAAAATCTGTTGCTGAACCGACTAAAAAATTAGTAAAAAAGTTGGTAGTTAAATCCCCTAAACCGACCAAGCCGGCGGTGATTAAGGATGCTAAGCAACCAGATGTCAAAACGAGTAAAGCCACCCAGAGTTATGGGGCCAAAGACATTCAAGTGCTGGAAGGCTTGAAACCGGTGCGCAAGCGTCCCGGGATGTATATCGGCTCCACTGGAGTGACCGGTTTGCATCATTTGATTTGGGAAATTGTAAACAACTCGATTGATGAAGCCATGGCTGGTTATGGCAAAACTGTTAAGGTGAGTATCAATAAGGATTACTCTATTACCGTAGAAGATGATGGCCGCGGCATTCCGGTCGATATTCATCCGGTGACTAAAAAATCCGCTTTGGAAACAATTATGACTACCCTGCACGCCGGCGGTAAATTTGGCGGCGGCGGATACAAGGTTTCTGGTGGTTTGCACGGAGTCGGGGCTTCGGTCGTGAATGCCCTCTCCGAATATATGAAAGTTGAAGTCGGCCGGGACGGCTACTTATGGATGCAAGAATATCATCGGGGCGAAGCGGTGGCGCCAGTCAAGAAAGCCGGAGCCACTAGTTGGGTCGGTACCCGGACTACTTGGAAAGCTGACCCGACAATTTTTGAGACTACCACCGATTATAATTGGGACACCATTATTGATTATTTAAGCCAGCAGGCTTATTTAACCAAGGGCGTTATTATTGAAGTTAATAGTGCCCTGCACGATAAGAAAGAAAAATTCCATTTTGAGGGCGGGATCCGGCAATATGTGGAGCATTTGAACGAAAAGAATACTAAACTGAATGAACCGCCGTTTTATGTCGATAAGCAAGTTGGCGATAACCGCGTTGAGATCGCTCTACAATATAATAATGATTTTTCCGAAGCCTTATACGCTTTTGCTAACAATATTTATAATGCTGAAGGCGGCACGCATGTAGTGGGTTTTCGGGCTGCTTTAACACGGGCGGTGAATGCTTACGCGAAAAAACATAATTTTATTAAGGAAGGGGGTGAAACTTTAACCGGCGACGATGTCAAAGAAGGTTTGACGATCGTTATTAGCGTGAAACTCCCTGATCCGCAATTTGAAGGCCAGACCAAAGCCAAATTAGGCAATACTGATATTCGGACAGCAGTGGAATCGGTGTTTGGAGATTACTTTATGAGTTATTTGGAAGAACACCCTGCCGATGCCAGACGGATTATTACAAAAATTATGTTGGCGGCTAAGGCTCGCTTGGCAGCTCGAGCAGCACGAGATACGGTTATTCGCAAAGGCGCCTTAGAAGGTATGACCTTGCCAGGGAAATTAGCTGATTGTTCCGAAAAAGATCCCGATAAAAGTGAAATTTACATTGTCGAGGGCGATAGCGCCGGAGGCTCAGCCAAACAAGGGCGTGACCGGAGTTTTCAGGCCATTCTCCCCTTGCGGGGGAAGATTTTGAATGTCGAACGAGCTCGATTGGACCGGATGTTAACTTCGGAAGAAATCAAGGCTCTCATTATCGCTTTAGGTACCGGCATCAGTGAACAATTTAATATCGACAAGATCCGTTACAAGCGAGTGATTATTATGACAGATGCCGACGTCGACGGCGCCCATATTAGAACTTTGCTGTTAACTTTCTTTTACCGGTATATGCGCGACATTATCGACCGAGGTTATTTATATATTGCTCAACCTCCGCTCTATGCTATCAAAAAAGGTAAAGACGTGTGGTATGCCTACAGCGATCCGGAAAAAGAAACTATTTTAGATAAACTCAGAAAACAGGAAGCAGAAAAACCTACTAAAAAAAGCAAACTTAAATCGGAAGAAGCAGAAGAAGAAACTGAAGAAACTCCGGCTGAAACGATTGAAGGAGAAGGAGAAGAAATTGTGGCAGTGGCTGGAGGCAAAAAACTGGCCGAAATTCAGCGCTATAAAGGTTTGGGAGAAATGAATCCGTCGCAACTTTGGTCGACGACCATGGATCCAGCTAATCGGACTATTCTTCAGGTTAATATCGAAGATGCTATTAAAGCCGAAGAAGTATTTACAACTCTGATGGGCGATGAAGTTCCTCCGCGTAAATTATTTATTCAGACTCACGCTCAATCCGTAAAGAATCTAGACATCTAG
- the alr gene encoding alanine racemase, producing MKAPLAWLNLDLRAIDHNIRQIRQLQRPGTKLIAVVKANAYGHGIFDVGLQAFRSGADALGVVSASEALALRKKGIIKPVVVLGPTAKEEMSELIRQKVAFTVFSERSFTDASRVATILQKRASVHVKIETGINRLGFTVEDTPTIIKKIKQHRWLELEGIFTHLASVEELNNSYTKNQLFQFDKVLARIGKSDIGIDWTKIPYVSAAASAAAMLVPESRYNTVRLGVAMYGLWPSRGVEAWAKRSLKTKKVKLKPALKYKTRLVAIKKIPAGSFVGYGCSFQAPKPMVLGVVPVGYAEGIDRSLGNMGFMLLNGAVVPVVGRVCMNMTILDITKRPKAKEGDEVVIIGTSKNKKITATDIADWAHTINYEIVTRIPEHLPRLFTK from the coding sequence TTGAAGGCTCCCCTAGCATGGCTTAATTTAGACTTGCGGGCGATTGATCATAATATTAGGCAGATTCGACAGCTTCAGCGGCCGGGGACTAAGCTGATAGCAGTAGTGAAAGCGAATGCCTATGGTCATGGCATATTCGACGTGGGTTTGCAGGCCTTTAGAAGCGGTGCAGATGCCCTGGGGGTGGTGAGTGCCTCTGAGGCTCTGGCTTTGCGTAAGAAGGGCATTATCAAGCCGGTAGTGGTATTGGGACCCACTGCCAAAGAGGAAATGTCAGAGCTGATTCGCCAAAAAGTCGCTTTCACAGTCTTTAGCGAAAGATCATTCACGGACGCCAGTCGAGTGGCTACTATTTTACAAAAACGGGCTAGCGTCCATGTAAAAATAGAGACCGGGATTAATCGGCTGGGTTTTACAGTAGAGGACACTCCGACTATCATTAAAAAAATTAAACAGCATCGTTGGTTAGAATTAGAAGGTATTTTTACTCATCTCGCTAGCGTAGAAGAATTAAATAATAGTTATACTAAAAATCAATTATTCCAATTCGATAAAGTGCTCGCCCGCATCGGGAAAAGCGATATCGGTATTGATTGGACTAAAATTCCCTATGTCTCAGCCGCCGCGTCAGCGGCAGCCATGTTGGTACCGGAATCGCGCTACAATACTGTCCGCTTAGGAGTCGCTATGTACGGACTCTGGCCGTCTCGGGGGGTAGAAGCCTGGGCCAAACGATCTCTCAAAACTAAAAAAGTAAAATTAAAACCGGCGCTCAAATATAAAACTCGACTCGTGGCGATTAAAAAAATCCCTGCCGGCAGTTTTGTCGGGTATGGCTGTAGTTTCCAGGCACCTAAACCGATGGTACTGGGGGTGGTTCCGGTGGGTTATGCCGAAGGCATTGACCGGAGCTTAGGCAATATGGGGTTTATGCTACTTAACGGCGCGGTAGTCCCGGTGGTCGGGCGCGTCTGTATGAATATGACCATTTTAGATATTACAAAAAGGCCAAAAGCCAAAGAAGGGGACGAAGTAGTGATTATCGGCACCAGTAAGAATAAAAAAATCACTGCTACTGATATTGCCGATTGGGCGCACACGATTAACTACGAAATCGTTACGCGAATCCCCGAACATTTGCCGCGATTATTCACTAAATAA
- the pheT gene encoding phenylalanine--tRNA ligase subunit beta, with the protein MKFSYNWLKELVEFKESPMALADLINTHITEVETLSGESSGYMGVIVAEILQIDAHPNATKLHLVTLDIGLGKRVTVVCGAGNIEVGQKVPLALVGAKLPVGEIKATVIRGVESTGMICSGEELGIEKKSEGILVLDKKASVGRPVQEYLKISEDSILDLKILSNRPDYLSYVGLAREISAVLSQGNSDAAIGVPAGNLDYPEDSAIKTSDKVVVEVPDQKICAKYLAHYVANVEVKESPDWLQQKLISSGIRPISNIVDISNYVMLELGQPVHAFAADKLAGNKIVVRRAKLGEKILALDGKTYELNPEVAVIADEDVPIALAGIMGSEPSGVTDITHDIVVEVATFNPVTIRRGSKSLGLPTDASIRFERGLQPYLADLAMKRVLNLIHQIIPESRIATGNAEVSQPVKSNQSVEFTAEEISDFVGAKITGSDITKILQRLSFEVKTNGKNIAATPPPWRADIKEKADIAEEVVRIWGIDKVEPTMPNVAMSAPAVNQKIVEFNELKDTLAKCGFSETPSHCFIGEDWAKKLGIQLDDELKINNPLNSQWTHLSSNIWPSLLGFAGKAGNEPIKIFEIANVFLPPAPRGKSSASIRHAEFSSASPVEILKLVQDDGKGIVLDDSGLPVEIPLLSMLISGKNKEAYRTLRGIVELVVAGTPKLKFVAIPGSPEDNFINVLRIMSDREIIGTIEEVSPRLAVSIDVPEGTVWGEINLQELMVLQKGGIKYREISKFPSSQFDISVELPNTVSTGMMVDEIWLASALIQSIDVFDVYQLPTGGRSIGLRITVQAMDRTLNDAEIKTLESKIINLITTQYRGHLR; encoded by the coding sequence ATGAAGTTCTCGTATAATTGGTTGAAGGAATTGGTTGAATTCAAAGAAAGCCCAATGGCGCTCGCGGATTTAATCAACACGCATATTACCGAAGTGGAAACGCTATCGGGGGAATCCAGCGGATATATGGGGGTAATTGTAGCCGAGATTTTACAGATCGACGCCCATCCCAATGCGACCAAATTGCATTTAGTCACACTGGACATTGGCTTAGGTAAAAGAGTCACAGTGGTCTGCGGAGCCGGCAATATTGAAGTCGGCCAAAAAGTGCCATTAGCTCTCGTCGGAGCAAAGCTCCCGGTCGGAGAAATTAAAGCAACTGTAATTCGCGGAGTAGAATCAACTGGCATGATTTGTAGCGGCGAAGAGTTAGGGATTGAAAAGAAATCCGAGGGGATTTTAGTTTTAGACAAGAAAGCTTCTGTTGGCCGGCCGGTACAAGAATATTTGAAAATTTCGGAAGATTCAATTTTAGATTTAAAAATTTTATCTAATCGGCCGGATTATTTATCGTATGTGGGATTGGCGCGAGAAATTTCGGCGGTGTTAAGCCAAGGTAACTCCGATGCTGCGATCGGAGTCCCTGCGGGAAATTTGGATTATCCGGAAGATAGCGCTATTAAAACATCAGACAAAGTTGTAGTGGAAGTGCCAGATCAAAAGATTTGCGCCAAGTATCTAGCGCACTATGTTGCCAATGTAGAAGTGAAAGAATCGCCTGATTGGCTACAGCAAAAATTAATTAGCAGCGGCATCCGGCCGATCAGTAACATCGTGGATATTTCTAATTATGTGATGTTGGAATTAGGTCAACCGGTGCATGCGTTTGCGGCTGATAAATTGGCTGGCAATAAGATTGTAGTTAGACGGGCGAAACTAGGTGAAAAGATTTTGGCGTTGGATGGAAAAACCTACGAATTAAATCCGGAAGTGGCAGTAATTGCCGACGAGGATGTCCCTATTGCGTTGGCAGGAATTATGGGCTCGGAACCGAGTGGGGTCACTGATATCACCCACGACATTGTCGTAGAAGTCGCCACATTTAATCCGGTAACTATCCGGCGGGGTAGCAAGAGTCTGGGGCTTCCCACTGATGCTTCTATTAGGTTTGAGAGGGGATTGCAACCGTATTTGGCTGACTTGGCAATGAAACGGGTACTAAATCTAATCCACCAAATTATTCCGGAATCTAGAATAGCCACTGGTAATGCAGAAGTATCCCAGCCGGTCAAATCCAATCAGTCGGTTGAATTTACTGCGGAAGAAATTTCTGATTTTGTGGGAGCTAAAATTACCGGTAGCGATATTACAAAGATTTTACAGCGATTGAGTTTTGAGGTTAAAACTAACGGAAAAAATATAGCCGCGACTCCGCCGCCGTGGCGCGCAGACATTAAAGAAAAGGCCGATATCGCCGAAGAAGTGGTGCGAATTTGGGGAATAGATAAAGTTGAGCCCACGATGCCTAATGTGGCGATGTCAGCGCCGGCGGTTAATCAAAAAATTGTTGAGTTTAATGAATTAAAAGATACACTGGCCAAATGTGGTTTTTCTGAAACTCCGAGCCACTGTTTTATCGGCGAGGATTGGGCCAAGAAACTGGGCATTCAATTGGATGATGAATTGAAAATCAACAATCCATTGAATAGTCAATGGACGCATTTATCATCCAATATTTGGCCAAGTTTATTAGGATTTGCAGGGAAGGCTGGTAATGAACCAATTAAGATTTTTGAGATCGCCAATGTGTTTTTGCCGCCGGCCCCTCGTGGTAAGTCCAGTGCCTCTATTCGTCATGCTGAATTTAGTTCAGCATCTCCAGTAGAGATCCTGAAACTAGTTCAGGATGACGGGAAGGGGATTGTCTTGGATGACAGTGGGTTGCCGGTAGAAATTCCGTTACTTTCTATGTTGATTTCTGGAAAAAATAAAGAGGCCTATCGGACATTGCGGGGAATAGTTGAATTGGTAGTTGCCGGTACGCCGAAATTAAAATTCGTGGCTATTCCAGGAAGCCCGGAGGATAATTTTATCAATGTTTTGCGCATTATGTCAGATCGGGAAATCATCGGCACGATCGAAGAAGTCAGCCCGCGCTTAGCTGTCTCAATTGATGTACCAGAAGGCACAGTTTGGGGAGAAATTAATTTGCAAGAATTAATGGTATTACAAAAGGGAGGCATAAAATATCGCGAGATCAGCAAATTCCCTTCTTCGCAATTTGATATTTCCGTGGAATTACCTAATACAGTTTCAACCGGCATGATGGTTGATGAAATTTGGCTGGCTTCTGCACTCATTCAATCAATAGATGTTTTTGATGTCTATCAATTACCCACAGGTGGTAGGAGTATCGGTTTGCGAATCACTGTCCAAGCTATGGATCGCACTCTTAATGACGCGGAAATTAAAACTTTGGAAAGCAAAATCATCAATTTAATCACCACCCAATATCGCGGCCACCTACGATAG